One window of Cohnella hashimotonis genomic DNA carries:
- a CDS encoding Gfo/Idh/MocA family protein, which produces MLKIGLIGFGFMGRMHFDNYVRLAGEGKQVKVVAICDVAIETLKNAKAGGNMATAQETYDLSGYALYDSVDKMLAGEELDMIDITLPTTLHADLTCELLEKGYHVFCEKPMARRSDEARRMVETAERTGRKLQIGQCLRFWPAYEYLKATVEDGRYGAVKGGYFYRGSHAPAGWFLNGDLSGGALLDMHIHDTDIVNWLFGKPERVSTIGRNVIPGSGFDVASTHYGFADGKVVNAQVDWTLEGDFGFEMGFRVNFDGANIILGKDGLTVNPKDEAGFQPELAAHDGYYGELLSFTNAILNDEAVSVCTPESTLATLEIVEAEQQSAERGGEWVKL; this is translated from the coding sequence ATGCTTAAAATCGGACTTATCGGCTTCGGCTTCATGGGAAGAATGCACTTCGACAACTACGTGCGGCTGGCGGGCGAAGGCAAGCAGGTCAAAGTCGTCGCCATCTGCGACGTCGCGATCGAGACGCTGAAAAACGCCAAGGCCGGCGGCAATATGGCAACCGCGCAGGAAACGTACGACCTGTCTGGCTACGCGCTGTACGATTCGGTCGACAAGATGCTGGCGGGCGAAGAGCTGGATATGATCGATATCACGCTGCCGACTACGCTGCACGCGGATCTGACCTGCGAGCTGCTCGAGAAGGGCTACCACGTATTTTGCGAAAAGCCGATGGCTCGCCGTTCGGACGAAGCGCGGCGCATGGTCGAGACGGCGGAACGGACCGGACGCAAGCTGCAAATCGGACAATGCCTCCGCTTCTGGCCGGCTTACGAGTACCTCAAGGCAACCGTGGAAGACGGCCGCTACGGCGCCGTTAAGGGCGGCTATTTCTATAGAGGCTCTCACGCTCCGGCCGGTTGGTTCCTGAACGGCGATCTCAGCGGCGGCGCCCTGCTCGACATGCATATTCACGACACGGACATCGTGAACTGGCTGTTCGGCAAGCCCGAGCGCGTATCCACGATCGGACGCAACGTCATCCCGGGCAGCGGCTTCGACGTCGCCTCCACGCACTACGGTTTTGCTGACGGCAAGGTCGTCAACGCCCAGGTCGACTGGACGCTCGAAGGCGACTTCGGCTTCGAGATGGGCTTCCGCGTCAACTTCGACGGCGCGAACATCATCCTCGGCAAGGACGGCCTGACCGTCAACCCGAAGGATGAAGCCGGCTTCCAACCGGAGCTGGCCGCTCACGACGGCTATTATGGGGAGCTGCTCAGCTTCACCAACGCCATCCTGAACGACGA